A window of bacterium contains these coding sequences:
- a CDS encoding phenylalanine ammonia-lyase, with protein QALDFREFTPGLGTMAAKKAVRNVVNHLDIDRPLFPDHNAMKESVKRCEMLTAVETEIGELLTY; from the coding sequence CAGGCGCTCGACTTCCGCGAATTTACGCCGGGGCTTGGCACCATGGCGGCAAAGAAAGCGGTTCGCAACGTGGTGAATCATCTCGATATCGACCGTCCGTTGTTCCCGGATCATAACGCGATGAAGGAGTCCGTGAAGCGATGCGAAATGTTGACTGCCGTCGAAACCGAAATCGGCGAGTTGTTGACGTACTGA